A region of Anolis sagrei isolate rAnoSag1 chromosome 2, rAnoSag1.mat, whole genome shotgun sequence DNA encodes the following proteins:
- the LOC132768257 gene encoding meteorin-like protein, giving the protein MVGIRPANPCERVWKAGGGLCQLKGGFKRVWRGKGWGWRPPPLFAKEKQRHFRPGSEGRGGQPSAWMSPGRESGQQRAWRLLPLVLLLLLLMLLWPGAADDCSWKGSGLRWEPHSRAVEQVHLRCTEGFLEWMYPARALRIILEPNLSSAQHTTICIKPSNNFQGANIYVERDGQLHLLVADNEAPRLHHVSCFSSPAPQRVALFLQASPQRDISRKTASFQYELLSNQSATGPDLQKMPLIEAMCRPCDNMELLMAICSSDFVVRGSIQNVMHDSENHISQVDVDVQQVYRQKNQIFQQDKATRVWRGTIKTLLQCKVKKGRGDFLFTGNEHFGEAWLGCAPRFKDFGAVYQMAREKGANPCEFHFDR; this is encoded by the exons ATGGTGGGGATCAGGCCGGCGAATCCATGTGAGCGGGTTTGGAAAGCTGGGGGAGGCCTCTGTCAACTCAAGGGCGGCTTTAAAAGGGTGTGGAGGGGGAAGGGTTGGGGATGGAGGCCCCCTCCTCTCTTTGCTAAGGAGAAGCAGCGCCACTTCAGGCCTGGCTCGGAAGGGAGAGGCGGCCAACCAAGTGCCTGGATGTCCCCAGGGCGGGAAAGTGGGCAGCAGCGGGCCTGGCGCCTGCTCCCCCtcgtcctcctcctgctgctgctgatgcTGCTCTGGCCCGGCGCCGCTGACGACTGCAGCTggaaaggaag TGGCTTGAGGTGGGAGCCCCATTCCCGTGCTGTGGAGCAGGTCCACCTCCGCTGCACTGAGGGCTTCCTGGAATGGATGTACCCGGCAAGAGCCCTTCGCATCATCCTGGAGCCCAACCTCTCCAGTGCTCAGCACACCACCATATGCATCAAGCCATCCAACAACTTTCAAGGAGCCAACATTTATGTGGAGCGGGATGGACAGCTACATTTGTTGGTGGCTGACAATGAGGCACCCCGCCTGCACCACGTGTCCTGCTTCAGCAGCCCTGCCCCTCAGCGGGTGGCCCTTTTCCTCCAGGCCAGTCCTCAGAGGGACATCAGCCGCAAGACTGCCAGTTTCCAGTATGAATTGCTGAGCAACCAGAGTGCCACAGGCCCAGACCTCCAGAAAATGCCCCTTATAGAAG CTATGTGCCGCCCGTGTGACAACATGGAGCTCCTCATGGCCATTTGCAGCAGTGATTTTG TGGTGAGAGGATCGATCCAAAATGTTATGCATGATTCAGAGAATCACATCTCTCAGGTTGATGTTGATGTACAACAAGTCTACAGGCAGAAAAACCAGATCTTCCAGCAAGATAAAGCAACTAGGGTGTGGCGAGGAACCATCAAAACCTTGCTGCAATGTAAGGTGAAGAAAGGCAGAGGGGACTTCCTCTTCACAGGCAACGAACACTTTGGTGAAGCTTGGTTGGGTTGTGCACCAAGATTTAAAGACTTTGGAGCTGTCTATCAAATGGCCAGAGAGAAAGGAGCAAATCCCTGTGAGTTTCATTTTGACAGATGA